The Actinosynnema mirum DSM 43827 genomic interval CCTGGTGTAACCGCCGCCGCCCGGCAGGGCGCCGTTGTGGTAGAACAGGTACGAGCCGCCCTTGTAGTCGATCACCCCCGCGTGGTTGGTGAAGCTGCTGCCCTGCGTCGGCATCACCACGCCCCGGTACGTCCACGGCCCGGTGGGCGTCGGCGCGGTCGAGTGGGCGAGGAACTCCGAGCAGCACTGCGCGGCGAACACGTTGTAGTACAGCCCGCCCCGCTTGTAGACCCACGGCCCCTCCTCGTAGAGGGTGGGGCGCTGGGCGTTCCCGGTGCGCGCGCCGTACCCGGCGGTGGTCAGCGGGATCTGCGCGGGCGCGCTCGCCAGCGAGACCATGTCGGGGTTCAGGCGCGCGTGCCACAGGTTCGGGTTGCCCCAGTACAGGTGCGCCTGGCCGTCGTCGTCGATGAACACCGACGGGTCGATCTCGCCGTTCTCCGCCAGCGGGCGGCCGATCGCGTCGCGGAACGGTCCGGTCGGGCTGTCGGAGACCCCGACGCCGATGGCCATGCGCCCGGTCGCCCGGTTGACCACCGGCACGTACCAGTAGAACCTCCCGTTCCGCTCCACCGCCTGCCCGGCCCAGGCGTCCTTGCTGGCCCACGCGAAGGTGCCCACGTTCATCGGCGAGCCGTGGTCGGTCCAGTTCACCATGTCGGTGGTGGACCAGACCCGCCACTCCTTCATGGTGAAGTAGGTCGAGCCGTCCTCGTCGTGGCCGGTGTACAGGTAGAGCCGTCCACTGTGGACCAGGGGCGCCGGGTCGGCGGTGTAGACGTGCTGCACCACCGGGTTGTCCGCCCTGGCGGGGCCGGCCGTCACCGCGCTGAACGCGGTGACGGCCAGCGCCAGGACCACCAGCGCGACCAGGCCGCTCCTGGTGCGCCTCGTGGGGTGGGTCGTGGCGCGCACGGCCGCCTCAGCTCGCCGCGCAGGCCGGGGAGAGACCGGCGGCGCTCCCGGTGCCCTGGAAGCCGAACTCGGTCGACTGGCCCGCCGCGACGGCCCCGTTGTAGGCGACGTTGGTCCAGTCCACCGTGCCGGACGTGCCGCTGCCGCTCGCGCTCCACGAGCCGGTCACCGACGTGCCCGACGGCAGCGCGGTGGTGACCTTCCAGCCGTTCAGCGCGCTCGACCCGGCGGTCACCTTGACCGTGGCGACGAAACCGCCCTCCCACGAGTTCACCGACACCGACGCCGTGCAGCCGCCCGGCTGCGGCGGGTTCGTCGTGGTGGGCGGGGTGGTCGGGGGAGTGGTGGTCGGCGGGGTCTCGCCCGGCACGGTCGTGCCGCCCGCGTTCAGCGCGTTCAGCACCGAGGTGTAGGCGGCCTTCTTGTTGCCGCTGCCGTCGAACAGCAGCGGGTTCTCGCCGCCGCGCCACGAGTCGGTGTCGCGGATGCCCCACACGGTGATGCCGGTGCAGCGCGGCACGGCCAGGCACGCGCGGGTCACCGCGCCGAAGGCGTTGGCCTGGTTGGAGCCCGCGATGTCCAGCTCGGTGATCTGCACGTCCACGCCCAGGTCCGCGAAGCGCTTGATGTTGGCCTGGTAGTCCGACGGCGCGTTGTTCGTCAGGTGCGACTGGAGGCCCACGCAGTCGATCGGCACGCCGCGCGACTTGAAGTCCCGCACCATGGTGTAGATCCCGGTGGACTTCGCGTTGATCCCGTCGGTGTTGTAGTCGTTGTAGCACAGCTTCGCGGCGGGGTCGGCCGCGCGGGCGGCGCGGAACGCGGCCTCGATCCAGTCGTTGCCGGTGCGCTGGAGGTTCGAGTCCCGGCGGCCTCCGGAGCCGCCGTCGGCGAACGCCTCGTTCACCACGTCCCAGGAGTGGATCTTGCCCCGGTAGTGGGTGGCGACCTGGGTGACGTGGTTGAGCGCGGCCTGCCGCAGGGCTGACCCGCTCAGGCTCTGCGCCCAGCCCGGCTGCTGCTGGTGCCACAGCAGGGCGTGCCCGCGCACCCGCTTGCCGTTGCTGAGCGCCTGGTTGAGGATCCGGTCACCGGCGGTGTAGTTGAACTGGCCGCGGTTGGGCTCGGTGGCGTCCCACTTCATCTCGTTCTCGGCGGTGACCGAGTTGAACTCGCGGTTCAGGATGTTCACGTAGGTCGAGTCGTTCAGCCTGCCCGCCGCGACGGCCGCGCCGAAGTACCGGCCGGTCTGGGCGGCTGCGGCGCCCAGGGTCGTGGCGGCGCTGGCGGGGGTGCTCACGAGCAGGGTGGCTCCGAGCGCGGCGGCCAGCGCCACCGCGCCGAACCCGGCTCGGGACACTGACCTCGATGTCAGCTCCATCTTCCACACCTTCCGAGGACCACCCGGCGCGCCGTGGTGGTGGGGGACGGGAACGGGGCGGCGAGCAGGAGTCTGGCATTTGATGTGCGCGTTCACAAGAAGACTTTTGCCGCTCCCCTGCCGCAGTGGGCCGAACGAGGTAAAAATTTCGGGGAGCGCTCCCAACCTGCACGTCAAGCCGGTGAGTCGGTGACCTGGTATTTGGCCGGGGAAATGATCGAGCTAAAGATAGCGCTAACAACTTTAGCTTTCCGGTGAGCGCGTTGACGCCCGTTGTCCCCGCCTGGTTGGGTCCGACTCGGGCGAGACGCACCGCGAGAGGGAGCTCAATGGCGAGTATCGGGAAAGCAGCAGCGTGCGCGTTCTCCGCCGCGCTCGTGGCGGGCGCGGCCGTCCTGGTGACCGGGGGCGGGCAGACCGCCACCGCCGCCGACTCGGCGTTCTACACCGATCCGGGGAGCTCCAGCGCGAGGTGGGTGGCGGCCAACCCGAACGACTCGCGCGCGGCGGTCATCCGCGACCGGGTCGCCTCGGTGCCGCAGGCGAAGTGGTTCACCACCACCAACACCTCGACCGTGCGCTCGGAGGTCAGCGCCTTCGTGGGCGCGGCGGCCTCGGCCGGGAAGATCC includes:
- a CDS encoding endo-1,4-beta-xylanase, whose amino-acid sequence is MELTSRSVSRAGFGAVALAAALGATLLVSTPASAATTLGAAAAQTGRYFGAAVAAGRLNDSTYVNILNREFNSVTAENEMKWDATEPNRGQFNYTAGDRILNQALSNGKRVRGHALLWHQQQPGWAQSLSGSALRQAALNHVTQVATHYRGKIHSWDVVNEAFADGGSGGRRDSNLQRTGNDWIEAAFRAARAADPAAKLCYNDYNTDGINAKSTGIYTMVRDFKSRGVPIDCVGLQSHLTNNAPSDYQANIKRFADLGVDVQITELDIAGSNQANAFGAVTRACLAVPRCTGITVWGIRDTDSWRGGENPLLFDGSGNKKAAYTSVLNALNAGGTTVPGETPPTTTPPTTPPTTTNPPQPGGCTASVSVNSWEGGFVATVKVTAGSSALNGWKVTTALPSGTSVTGSWSASGSGTSGTVDWTNVAYNGAVAAGQSTEFGFQGTGSAAGLSPACAAS
- a CDS encoding glycoside hydrolase family 43 protein yields the protein MRATTHPTRRTRSGLVALVVLALAVTAFSAVTAGPARADNPVVQHVYTADPAPLVHSGRLYLYTGHDEDGSTYFTMKEWRVWSTTDMVNWTDHGSPMNVGTFAWASKDAWAGQAVERNGRFYWYVPVVNRATGRMAIGVGVSDSPTGPFRDAIGRPLAENGEIDPSVFIDDDGQAHLYWGNPNLWHARLNPDMVSLASAPAQIPLTTAGYGARTGNAQRPTLYEEGPWVYKRGGLYYNVFAAQCCSEFLAHSTAPTPTGPWTYRGVVMPTQGSSFTNHAGVIDYKGGSYLFYHNGALPGGGGYTRSVAVERFTYNADGTIPRTGMSTSGPPPADTLNPYARQEGETIAWGSGVETEVSGEGGMNLSHLENGDHVKVRSLAFGAGARTFTARVASATSGGALELRTDGPTGPVAGRCTAPGTGGWQTWTTVSCSVSGLTGTRDLYLRAAGGSGYLFNVDWWRFTA